Proteins from one Streptosporangium becharense genomic window:
- a CDS encoding IclR family transcriptional regulator — MTTAQSQGSPITMIDRVASLLQVFDGQPRLTLAQIARQAELPRSSAHRILQRLVELGWLEREGYQYRLGLRMFELGSKVVQRERLHQACLPFMYALHRSTGLTVHLSALVSGEVLHLERIGDWPKKGEGWRLGARQPAVHSAAGRAILAQLDEAQWPELAFPPAATVYGSHTMAQLRRDLERVRDRGGVALDVQGCSAGVTAVAAAIGPPAGNLRAALSLCGPAETTPTQEAGDTVRIAAMDIWYAASGVARRPTRPARRHDHPRGTARRHQPRLLTPPPPEATA, encoded by the coding sequence ATGACCACGGCGCAGAGCCAGGGCTCGCCCATCACCATGATCGACAGAGTGGCTTCCCTGCTGCAGGTCTTCGACGGCCAGCCCAGGCTCACCCTGGCGCAGATCGCACGGCAGGCCGAACTCCCCAGGTCATCGGCGCACCGGATCCTGCAACGCCTGGTGGAGCTGGGCTGGCTGGAACGCGAGGGCTACCAGTACCGCCTGGGCCTGCGCATGTTCGAACTGGGCTCCAAAGTCGTCCAGCGCGAACGCCTGCACCAGGCCTGCCTTCCCTTCATGTACGCCCTGCACCGCTCCACCGGGCTGACGGTGCACCTGAGCGCGCTGGTGTCGGGCGAGGTGCTGCACCTGGAGCGCATCGGCGACTGGCCGAAGAAGGGGGAGGGCTGGCGCCTGGGAGCCCGCCAGCCCGCCGTGCACTCCGCCGCCGGTCGCGCCATCCTCGCGCAGCTGGACGAAGCCCAATGGCCCGAACTGGCCTTCCCGCCGGCGGCCACGGTGTACGGCTCCCACACCATGGCCCAGCTGCGGCGCGACCTGGAACGCGTGCGCGACCGCGGAGGCGTCGCCCTCGACGTCCAGGGCTGCAGCGCGGGCGTCACCGCGGTGGCCGCCGCCATCGGCCCACCGGCCGGCAACCTGCGCGCGGCCCTGTCACTGTGCGGGCCGGCCGAGACGACACCGACGCAGGAGGCGGGCGACACGGTGCGCATCGCCGCCATGGACATCTGGTACGCCGCATCCGGGGTGGCCCGCCGCCCCACGCGGCCCGCGCGCCGCCACGATCACCCGCGCGGTACGGCGCGCCGGCACCAGCCCCGCCTGCTGACGCCGCCACCGCCCGAGGCCACCGCCTGA